The following is a genomic window from Geoalkalibacter halelectricus.
CCCGACCTGGGAGGCGCCGCCGGAGCCGGAGATGTTGGCCGAGAGCAGGTCGGAGAAGATGGTGCGGCTCGATTTGAAGCCGATAGTGTTGGTGTTGGCGATGTTGTTGCCGAGCACGCTCATGGCGTTGCCGTTGGTGTTGAGACCCGAGACGCCGGTGTACAGTGCGCTGGAAATACCCATGGTGTTTCATCCTCCGTGGTGAGGGGCCGCCTCTGTCGGTCGGCGGCCCGCGAACCTCCTCGTTGAGGACCGGTTCGGTTGGTTTAAAAGCTGGTCAGTTGTCCGTGGTTCGTTGTCCGTTGTTTAAAACTTTCAGGCGATGATGGCGCTGTCGATGTTGGTGAAGACGTTGTTTTTGAGGCTGTGCTGGTCGACGACGGTGACGACGGTGGAATTTTTGACGCTCACCACCAGGGCATTGCCGTCGAGCATCACCAGGGAGTCGCGCCCGCCCTTGGCCTGGACGGATTGCACCGCGCTTTCGATGCGGCCCAGTTCGGCGGGGCCGAAGTTGATGCCGCGGCTCTCCATGCGCGCCAGGGCGTGGCGGGAGAACTGCAGCTCGGGCTTGCCTTTGAGCTGTCCGCGCAGCACCTCGTCGAAAGAGGCGCCGGCGGGCCTGGCCGGTTGCCGGGCGCTCGCGGGCGGCGGCTGAGGCGCCGTCGGATAGACCGGCGGGGTATAGAGAGTGAATTTATCGCTCATGGTTAGAGATCCCTGACGCTGACGATGTCCTTGAGGCGGAAATTGCCGTTGTCCGAAACCAGCCAGTTGGTGCCGCCGAGCATATCCACCCCGGTGATGACGCTTTTGACCAGGGGTTTGGCCGGCATCGTTTCCTCCGCGGCATCCAGGGCCCGCACCACCACCTGGTATTCGCCGGGAGCGACCTTCTGGCCGTTGAGGCCGACGCCGTTCCAGGTGAGGAAATGCTCGCCGGCCGAGGTGGCCGCGGCCGGCAGGTTGGCGACGTTGCGGCCGGTGGCATCGAGAATATGCAGGCTCACCTCATGGGCCGTGCTGTCGAGCTTGTAGCCGAGGGTGGCCGAGGTGCCGTTGAACGCAAAGGCGCCATTGCCCGACACCGCTTCCTTGCCGATCATGGAGAGGGCCGAGAGTCGCTCCATCTCCATGGAACTGCCGGCCATCAGGCCGAGGTTGTCGTTGATGGCGAAGAGCTGCTCCAGGGAGCTGAACTGCGCCAGTTGGGCGGTGAACTCGGTGGGATCCTGGGGATTCATGGGATCCTGGTTCTGCAGTTGGGTTACGAGCAGGAGCAGAAAATCGTCCTTGCCCATGACCGAGCCGCCCGCGAGGGATTTGGTCAGGCTGCCTGAAGCGACCGCCTGGGTGTCCGCTATGACCGTCATGAAATTACTACCTCCCGGTTCTGTCAGATCCGCAGGTTGATGCCTCCGCCGGCAGGGGCGGCAGCGCTTGGCTCAGGGCTTTCTTTTTCCAGGGCCGCCAGGGATCTGGCGGATGTACGCGGTTGCGCAAACTCCGCCGCGGGCCGTTGATCGAAGGCCTGATGCCCGCCGTTGCGCCGTCCGTCGTCAAGACCGACCTCGAAACTGTCGATTTTGACGCCCTGACCTTCCAGGGCCTCACGCAGACGATGGAGGTTGCGCTCCAGAACCTCCTGAACCTGCGGGGTCTGAGCCAGCACCTGGGCCTTGAGCACGCCCTTTTCCATCACCAGTTCCATGCGCAGCTCGCCCAGTTCCTGGGGATTTAGCCGCAGGGTCATGACGCTGCGTTCTCCGGCGTTGCGCACCTGGAGGCGTTCCATAACCTGGTTGAGGATCTGCTGCTCGGGAACCTGAGCGCCTGAGGGCAGCTTGACGGTTTGGGGTGCCGCGGCTTCCGGTGTAACAGGCGCGCTTCGCGCTGTGTCCACGGCGAAGGTCGTGCTTGGCTCCGCCGCTGCTCCCGGAGAGGGGAGAGCAACTTCAGCCGCCGGATTGCGGTGCAGCAACGTGCCTGCGTCCGATTGCCCCTGGCGGGAGGCGAGCCCCGCGATCCGGGAGCTTTCCTCGCCGGCTCCTGGTTCCTGCACCAGGACCGCGTCCAGCCGTCCGCCCTCGCTCGGGCGCAGGCTTTCGCCGTGCAGGGCACGTGGGCCGAGCAACGCCGCGAAACGCGCATCCATGGTGTCTCTGAGCATCTGGCCGGGCTCATCCCGGCGCAGGCTCGGTGCTGGGGCGCCTTGGGATTCGGGGGACACACCCCTGTCCACCCCAGGCTCAACTGCCGCCTTGCCCATCTGCTCAGGAACCACGGCTTGCATCCTGGCCGCCATGACGGCAGAGTCGGTTGCCGCGCCGGACGCTTGCGCACCGGGGCGCAAGGCCTGGGCGTGCGCCTTGGGATCAACCGGCACTGCTTCGGGTTGGGGCGTCAATTCCTGACGAGAAGTCTCGCCCCAGGGATTTTGCGCACCGCCCTGTGCCCCGAAGGACGGCTGAGCCTGCGGCAATCCGGAATCCGGCTGTCGCAGGGACACAAAGCCAGGATGTTGCTCGACCGCAAAAGCGGCGCGGCCTTCACCTGGCGATACGTCTGCTTGCACTTGCGGGGCAGAAGTCCCCTGGGGCAGGTTTTCGTATCGAGGCCCTTGGGCCGGCAGCTCCCGCGCCATCTCGGCAACCTGAGCGGGGATCAGGGTCGGCTGCGGCGTGAAAAGCTCCGCGGGCTGCGCGCCCAATGCCTGATCCTCGGCGGCCAGAGCGGAGAACAACTCCTCGTTGTGCTCGCCGGCCCCGGCGAGGGCCTGCAACAACTTGGCGAAATTATCGTTGTTCACGCCCTTCCCCTGGGCCTGAGCCCCAGCAAGACCGGGAAGCAGCTGAGTCATATCGATCATGAGTGCTTGCATATCGTTTCACCTCCTTTCATCGCGAAGTGGTGGTGCCTGCCTGCCGGAGCCTTTAGTTCTCCGGCGAGGAATAGGAAACGGTGAGTCGCGAGGCGATTTCGTAGTCCATGGCGGCCAGGATGCGGCCGGCGGATTTGGCGCGCATGCCTTCGAGAATGGCCACGGCCAGTTCCTTGTCCAGGGTGGTGAGAATGCGCGCGGCGCTGGCGGGGTCCATACGTTCGTACATTTTGCTCAATTCCTGGGCCTTCTGGATTTCGACCTCATCCTTCTGCGCGAGCATGACGGCCAGCTCTTCACGCCACTGCCGCAGCTCGCCGAGTTTCTTATCGACCTCGGCCTGCAGAGTCTTTAGCTCGATTTCGCGCTGATCCAACTTCTTTTCCCGCTCCTGCAGGGCGCGGCGCTGCTCCTGCAGTTCGTTGAGAATGCGGCGCTCTTCCACCGAGCCGGCCTGCCCGGGCGCGGGCACCAGAAACAGCAGTGCGATCATCAGCAGGGGGGGCAGCATCAAACGGGTCATGAGCTCATCTCCTGTGAAACTGAACGGCGATCTCGTCGAGCACGATGCCGTCGCGGCGTTTGCTTTCTTGCTCGAATTCGAGGCGCTTTTTTTCCTTGAGTTTTTCCAGCAGCTTTTTGTCGCGCCCGGCTTCCGTAAGGCGCAGGCGCTTTTGATCGATCTGGCGGCGCAACCGCTCGAGATCCTCCACCAGTCGCGCCACCGTCTCCACCTTGTGGCTGATGCGGTTTTGGAACAGCAGCAGATACTCGCAGCGAATACCGTCACGCTGGTGCTCTTCGAGATCGCGGTAGAGCTCACTCAGATCCTGCTCCTCCTGGGTCAGCCGGGTGAGCAGATCGGCTTCCTGCTGCAGGCTGCGCGCCAGATCCTGCTTGGCCTGGTCCTCGAGAATCTGGCGATAGTCGAGAACCGGTTGCAGTTTGAACTTCGGTGTCATGGATCAGCCTCCAGGCTGAAAAACAAAAAGAAAAAAGGGACGTATCTTTTCACCTGGTGTGGGGTCGCAACCCCCATGGCGAGGGTGTCTGGCGCCAGGGATGGCGCCGGCCAAGCGGCCAGGACGGCGAAAAGCGCCCCTTGCCATGGGGGTTGTGGCCCCACGCCGAACAGTTACGGAGCTCAGCGCAACTCCTTGCGCCGGTCGAGCACCAGGGCCTCGAGTTCGGCCAGGGTCGTGTCCAGATCGACCTTCTCGTCCATGCCCTGGCGCAGAAACTCCGTCACCGCCTCGATGCGGGTGAGGGTGTAGTCGATCTTGGCGTTGCTGCCCTTGGCGTAGGCGCCGATGTTGATGAGATCCTCGGCTTCCTTGAAGGTGGCGAGGATCTCGCGCACCTGTCCGGCGCACCTGAGGTGTTCGGTGGAGACGATATCGCGCATGACGCGGCTGGACGAGGCCAGGATATCGATGCAGGGATAGTGGTTTTTGGCGGCCAGGGCGCGCGAGAGCACGATGTGGCCGTCGAGGATGGAGCGCACCGCGTCGGCGATGGGCTCGTTCATGTCGTCGCCTTCGACCAGCACGGTGTAGAGACCGGTGATGCTGCCGCGGTCGCGGAAGGACCCGGCGCGCTCGAGGAGCTTGGGCAGGGTGGCGAACACCGAAGGCGTGTAGCCCTTGGTGGTGGGCGGCTCGCCCACGGCCAGCCCGACCTCGCGCATGGCCATGGCAAACCGCGTGACCGAGTCCATCATCAGCAATACGTCGGCGCCCTGGGCGCAGAAGTATTCGGCGACGGTGGTGGCGACGAAGGCGCCGCGCATGCGCAACAGCGGCGACTGATCCGAGGTGGCGACCACCACCACGGAGCGTGCCAGGCCCTCGGGCCCCAGGTCGCGTTCCATGAATTCCATGACCTCGCGGCCACGCTCGCCGATCAGGGCGATGACGTTGACGTCGGCGCGGGCATGCTTGGCCATCATGCCGAGCAGCACGCTCTTGCCCACCCCCGAACCGGCCATGATGCCCATGCGTTGGCCCAGGCCGCTGGTCAAAAGGGCGTTGATGGAGCGCACCCCCAAATCCAGGGGTTGGGCGATTTTCTTGCGCTCCAGGGGGCCGGGCGGCAGGGCATAGAGCGGCATCTCGCGCCCGCCGTCCAGGGGCGGCCCGCCGTCGAGGGGCTCGCCCATGGCGCCGATGACCCGCCCCAGCAGCCCGTCATGAACCTGCAGCGCGGCGCTGGAGCGACGCACCCGGATCAGGCTGCCGGGCCCCAGCCCGCGCAATTCCCCCAAGGGCATGAGCAGCGCCTGGGAGTCGCGAAAGCCCACCACCTCGGCGGGAACCGCGGGTCCGCCGTCGAGGGGCTGAATCTCGCAGAGGGTGCCTACCGAGGCCTGGGGACAAGAGCCCTCGACGATCAGCCCGACGATGCGGGTGACCTTGCCGAGCACCCGCAGGGGGGGCACGGCGCGAATGCTTTCGAGCAGCGCCTCCATCAGCGCGCTCCGAGATGTTCTTGCAGCCGCTGGCGGATCTCGTCGAGGCGGCTGTCGATGGTGGCGTCGACCTGGCCCAGGTGGGATTCCACCACGCAGCCGCCGCGCGAAACCCCGTCGTCGGCGCTGAAGCGCAGGTCGCGCAGACCGCTCACCGCCGCCAGGAACAACGGCTTGTGCTCGACCACCAGGGCGAGATCCTCGGGATGCACCCGCACCTGGTATTCGTCCGCCTTAAGAGCATGCTGCAGAGCGCTTTTAAGGGTTTCGAGCACGAACTCCGGGCGCGTGTCGATCTCGGCCCCAACCACCTGCTCGGCAATCGCCATGACCAGACGCACCATGTCCTCGGTGCTGTTTTTCAGCAAGGTGGCGCGCAACCGGCTCACCTCGTCGAGGGCCTGGCTCAGGGCATCGGCGGCCTGCACCAGCGCGCCGGCGGCCTCATTCATGGCCTGGCGGTGACCCTCGCGGCGCGCCTCCTCGAGCTGTTCGCGCGCCGCCGCGGCGGTGGGTGCCGCCTGGGCGGGCTGTTCCAACACCCGGGCGCGCGCGCTCAGATCCTCCGCGACAAACACGCCGAACCCGCCCAGGGCCTGATCCGCGTCCTGCGCGTCGAAATCCAGGAAGCGCAAAGTCTTGAGCGCTGCCGTCTCCTCCATGCGAAATACCCTAGACAAGCGCATCCTCCCCGCCGCGGCCCGGAATCACCAACTGGCCTTCCTCCTCGAGCTTGAGCGCCACCTGCAGGATGGTCTGCTGCATGGCCTCGACCTCGGAAACCCGCACCGGGCCCATGGCCTCGAGATCCTCCTCGATCATCTCGGCGGCGCGCTGGGAGATGTTGCTGAAGATCTTTTCCTTGACTTCGTCGGATGCCGATTTGAGTGCCAGGGTCAGGGTGTCGTTGTTGACCTCGCGCAGCACCATCTGCAAGGAGCGATTGTCGAGCTTGACCAGGTCCTCGAAGGTGAACATCTTGCGCCGGATGGTTTCGGCCATTTCCGGGTCGGTGACCTCCAGGGCGGCAAGAATCGCCCGGTCGCCGCCCTTGTCGAGCCGCCCGAGGATTTCCACTACCTTGTCGATGCCGCCGACCTGCTTCTGCTCCTTGCTCACCACCACGCCGATCTCACGCTGCAAGGCATCCTCGATCTGCGCGATGACCTCGGGCGACACCCGGTCGATCTTGGCCACGCGGTACATGACGTCGGCCTGCAGCTCCTCGGGAAGAAAAGAGACAACCTTGCTCGCATGCTCGGATTTCTGCGTCGAGAGAATCAGGGCGATGGTCTGGGGATGCTCGCTTTCAAGCAGGCTGGCCACCATGCGCGGCTGCATCATGGAGATGGTTTCCAGGGGCCGGCCCTCGGTACCGCTGGCGACCTGCTCGAGCAGGCTCTCGGCACGCTCGTCGTCGCCGGAGCTGGCGATGGCGCGGCGCACGAAATCGTTGCCGTTGACGAACAGCCCGATGCTTTTGTTCTGGATCTGGCGGCATTCGTTGAGCACGTCGCGCGCGATGTCGGCGGGCACGTGGTCGATGGCCATCATACAGCGGCTGATCATGCGCACCTCAAGATCGTCGAGCTCGGCAAAGATCGCCGAGGAGGCTTCCTCGCCCAGACACAGCAGCAAAATCGCCGCCTTTTCCACACCGGAGAGTTTCGAATATTGCATGGCCATCGCCTCGGGCTTAGCTTTCCTTAAGCCAGGTTTTGATCACCTGGGCCGGGGTGGCCTTACCGGCCAGCACCTCGTTGCGGATCTGCGCCATCGGATCGCGGGGCCCAGGCAACATGCCGGTCTGGCTCATCTCCGACTCCAGCTCCTCGACGGTCTTGTAATGCTCGACGGCCTTGGCCTCGGTCTTGAGGGTACGCACCAGGGGCCGCACCAGCAGGAAATAAACCAGGGCGGCGGCGATGGCCAGCAACGCGTACTTGATCAACGGCCAGAACTGCCAGAACCGATCCAGGGGGCTTGATTCCACCCCGGGAAAATCGGCCAGGCCGTTCTCGAAGGGCATGGAGACGATCTGGATCTGATCGCCGCGGTTGCGATCCAGCCCCAGGGCGCCGATGACCATATTCTCGATGGACAGCAGCTCGTTGTTGTTGCGCGGCACGAAGGCCGGGCCCTCGCTGCCCGGAGCCGCCGGCCGATCACCGACCAGCACCGCCACCGAGAGGTTGCGGATTCCGCCGACGGAGCCGATGGTGCGGCTAATGGATTTGCTGATTTCGAAATTGGTGGTTTCCTCGTTGCGGCTCGACGGAATACCGCCGCCCAAGGCAAAGGCCGGGCCTTCAAGGTTGGATTCCACCCCGGGCACGCCGCCGGCGGCCTGCTGACCGGAGCGCTCTTCCATGACCTGCTCGCTACGCACCGCGGTGCGGCTGGGATCGAAAATTTCCTCGGTGCGCTCGACCTGGGAGAAATCAAGTTGCGCGGTAATGCGGACCAGCGAATTGCCGATCCCCAGGGCGCGGTCGAGCAGGGACTGGGCGCGCTCCTCAAGACTGCGCTCGACACGGCTCTGATAGTCGAGCATCCCCGGCGTCATGGGGCCTTCGATGCCGTCGCCCGGCCGTTTCGAGAGTACCCGCCCGGTGGAGTCGATGACGGTGACGTTTTTCGGGTCCAGCCCCTCGATGCTGCTCGCCACCAGGTGCACGATACCCTGCACCTGGCCGTCGCTGGGGCTGCGCCCGGGCACCAGTTGGAGAATCACCGAGGCGGTGGCCTCCTGCTGCTGCTCGCGAAACAGGCGCCGCTCCGGCAGGGCCAGGTGCACCCGCGCGCCCTCCACCAGGGAGAGATTGGCGATGGTGCGCGCCAGCTCGCCCTGCAGGGCGCGTTGATAGTTGACCTTCTGGGCGAAGTCGGTCATGCCGAAACTCTGCTTGTCGAACAGCTCGAAACCGACGCCGCCGCCCTGGGGAATGCCGGCGCCGGCCATCTCCAGGCGCGCCTCGTAGACCTGGTTGGCGGGCAGGTAGATGGAGCGCCCCTCGTTCTGCAACCGATAGGGGATGCGGTTGTCCTTGAGCCAGGTCACCACGGCCGCCGCGTCGGTGGAATCGAGATTGCTGTAGAGCAACCGATAATCCCCGGTGCGCGCGCTCAGGATGATAAGCGCGAACAGCAGCAGGCTCACCAGCCCTACCCCGGCAAAGCTCAGCTTGCGCTTGAGGGGCCATTGCATGATGAGCTCAAACAGATTTTTCGGCGGTAATTTTTTCGCTTCTTCGGCCATCGGCCCGAAACCTCATTGAAAGGTGGGATCGCTGTGCTTGCGGGATCGCTACGCCCAATCCCACCTTAAACCTGCATGCGCATCACTTCGTGATAGGCTTCGCTGACCTTGTTGCGCATCTGCACCATGAGACGCAGGGAAATGTCGGCCTGCTCCATGGAGATCATGACTTCGTGCAGGTTCTTGGCCTGGCCGCTGTGCAGTTCCTCGACCTGGCGGTCGGCATGGATCTGGGCGGCGTTGACCTTGGTAATGGTGTCGGCGAGAATTTCACCGAAGCCGGGACCGCTGGCGGCGGCGGCCGGGCGGGCCGGGGGGGTGCCCAGGCCCTGCAGATGCGTGAGCAGGGTGATGTCTTTCATGATTCAATCCTACCTTCCGATTTCAAGGGCCTTGAGGGCCATGCGTTTGCTGGCCTTGACCACGGTGACGTTGGCTTCATAAGCGCGGCTGGCCGATTTCATATCCACCATCTCGTCCATCAGGTTGATGTTGGGCATGGCCACATAGCCGGTCTCGTCGGCGTCTGGGTGCGAGGGGTCGTAGACCAGTTTCGGCTCGCTGGTGTCGGCGAGGATGCGATCGACCCGCACTCCCTGCACCGCGCCGCGCAGGCTTCGATCAAGTCGCTCTTCAAAAGACGTGCCCACCGGACGAAAAACCACGCTTTTCTTTTGGTAGGGACCGCCCTCGGGAGTGCGGGTGGTCTCCATATTGGCCAGGTTCGAGCTGATGGTGTCCATGCGCAGGCGCTGCGCCTGAAGCGCCGAGGAACTGATCCGCAAACTATTGAAAAGATCCATAAGTCAACTCCTTAGCGCCCATCCTGGGCGACGTATTTGAGCAGTCCGAGTTTTTTGCTGAGCATCTGCGCCGCCGCTTCGTAGAGCAGTTGGTTTTCGGCCATGTTGAGCATTTCCTGGTCGACGCTGACGTTGTTGCCGTCGCCGACGCCGGATTGATCCGGGGTGCGCAACACCCGCCCCGACACCTGATCGAGATTGTTTTGCGACAGGGGAAAGTGGCGCGCGTGGGTGGCCGCCATTTTTCCGTCATTGCGTCCCACGGCGGCGCTCAGGGCCTCGGCGAACTCAAAGCGCGCCGCCGTGTAGCCGGGCGTGTTGCCGTTGGCGATGTTGCTGGCGATGACCTGCTGGTTCTGCTGGCGCAGATCAAGCACCTTGTGCAGCAACTGGCTGGTTTGGTCGAAAATTCCCAAATTGGACATGGTATTGCTCTCCTTCCGTCAACAAGCGGCCCCGAAAACCCTGCGCCGCTGTCGGTCTTTTGACAGGGCCGGACTCACAGAGCCAGAACCGCGATCTTTTCCTGACCCAGGCGTCGCCAGAGGTCACTGCTGCCCTCATCGACCAATTGGCGCAAAAGCTTAAGAGCCAGGACTCGGTCGCCCTGGTGCAGATGGATCTGCGCGCAGCGGTAGGCGGCTTGGTCGGCGGTCTGTGCCTGGGTCCGCAGGGCCTCGAAATGCTCCAGGGCCTCCGCGTGCCGTGCCGCCCGATAGAGGGCCTCGGCTAGCAGCAGATGCTCCTCGGCGCTAAACACACCCGCGGGCTGCGCCACCAGGCGCTTGAGGCAGTCGATGGCCTGGGGGTAGCGCCCCAGTTGGAAATTGAGTTGCCCGCCGAGTCGATCGAGTTCGACGCCCGCGGGCCGCTCCGGCGCGCTGAGCAGGGCGGCGGCCTCCTCCCTGCGTCCCGCGACTTTGAGGGCGCGCGCCTCGATGAGCAGCACCTCGGCCCGGTCGGCGCCGCGCGGATATTCGCGCGCGTAGCGCCGTGCGTATTCTCTGACGGATTCATACTGGCCGCGCTCCAGCAGCACCCGCACCAGGGGCAGGTAAAGGCCTTGTTCGCGCCCGGGTTCACGGTTGTTGTCGAGCATGAACAGATACACCCGGGCGGCGCGCCCGAGCAGTTCCATGTCGCGAAACGCTCCGGCCAGGCGCTTGAGAAAATCCCAATCGATGCGGTGATCGAGCAGGATCTCGCGGTGGCGCTCGACCAGCACCAAGGCCTGCAAATACTCCTCGGCCGCGATCAGCTCGTCGATCACCGGCGGCAGCAGCTCACCGAGCAGGGCCTCGGCCTCGCCGCGCAGGGTGCCGCTGAAGTAGTTGCGGATGAATTGCTCGAGCACCGTCACGCTACGCCGGTTGTCATGGCCCAAATGCAGGGCCAGGGCCTGCTTGAAGGCCGCTTCCTCGCGCAGCCCGCGCTCGGGCGCCTCCTCGGCCAGGCGCCCGTAGTCCATGATGGCCCACACCAGACTCTTGTCCTCGCCGCGAATCACGGCCAGGTCAATCAGCTTGAGCGTCGCGCGGGGTCCGCCCTGGCTGTCGGGGAAAGCGACCAGCACCCGATCGAGCAGTATCCGTGCTTCGCGGGCATCGCCGGAACGCCAGTTTGCCTGCGCCTGGGCGAAGACGGCCAACCCCTGAGCGGGCTCGCCCGCGCTCAGGCCGGCGAGGCTGGCATAGGCCTGCGCCGCCTCGGCAAATCTCTGCAGGGCGTAATGAGAGCGCGCCAGGCGCTCCACGGCGAAGGCGTGGCGCAATTCGCCGTAGCGGGCCTGCAATGCCTCAAACAGCTCCAGGGCTTCCTCATGACGACCGACGCCGCTTAGGGCGGCGGCGCGCGCCAGACGGCGCAGATCGTCGGTGCCGCCCTCCAGGCTCAGACTCTCGAGGAGGACCAGGGCCTGGGCATCGCGCCCCATGCCCAGCTGGATCTCCGCCTCAAGCAGACCGACGCGCGCCGCCAGGGGATCGTCCTCGGCGAGCACCATACGCGCCTGGCTGAGTTGAAACAACGCGCCATGGGGATCGCCGCCGGCGGCCTGCGCGTAGGCAGCCAGATAGCGCGCCCGCGCCTCCAGGACCACTCCCGCGCGCCCCTCGACGAGTTCCTTGAGACGGCGGCGCGCCTCCTGCATCGCGCCGGTGCGCGCCAGGGCCTCGCCGGTTAGAAGTTCGAATTGTTCCCGTGCCGCACCCTTCAGGGCTGCATTGGGCACCTGGCGTAAAATCTCCAGAGCGCCCCGCCAGTCTCCGCCATGGCCAAGTTCCAGGGCCGCGTTGAGGGTCGCGGTGAATTCCCCGGCCGCGTTTGGCTCCAGGGGTGCCAACGCCTCCAGGGCCGGCAAGGAGTAGAGCGGCTGCAACTCGAAGCGCAGGGGCGTTTCATAATCGGCAAAAAAGCGGCGCCAGTCGCCGGCGTAGCGCGAATGGCGCTTGCGCTGCCCGGTCGCGCCGTCGGCCTGCACCATCAGGGAGCCGCCCAGGCGCGGCGCGATGGCGGTACGCCGGGCGGCGTCCGCCTCGTCCCAAAACACCTCGAGCACCACCTGGTTGCGGCCGCGGTCGTAAACCGCCTCGGCGCGCGCCGGCGGCCGCCGGAACAGATGGGACACCACCAGGTCACCACGGCGGTTGATGAACAGCACGCGGATCAGGCTGGCATCCTCGGGCAGGCCCTGAACATTGGTCCCCAGGGCGGCATTGCTCAGGGTCAAGTCGACGCGCTGACCCGAAATCGCTACTTGTGGCGTGGTCCGCGCCGAGAGGTGCAGGGTGATGCGCACGGCGCCGACCCCTTCCTCCTTGGCCATGCCCAGCACCAGGGCCCCGGGCGACTGGGCCGCGACCGGCGCCGCCCACAAAAGCAGGCCGGCGACCAGGAAAAGAATGATTTGAAAAAAATTAGTTCTAGCCAATTTCCTACCTCCGCATGGAGACAGGCAAGCGAAATTCATGCCAGACGCCTCTGTCGGCTTTTTGACCGCCGCCTCACCCCTGGCACAGGGTTCTGCAAAGGCCCAGAAAGCCCTGGGGGCTCTCAAGGATGGCGCGTGCGGGTCAAAAATTTTTGGCCCGAATTCTGCTTGAAGGGTTCGCGG
Proteins encoded in this region:
- a CDS encoding flagellar hook-length control protein FliK codes for the protein MQALMIDMTQLLPGLAGAQAQGKGVNNDNFAKLLQALAGAGEHNEELFSALAAEDQALGAQPAELFTPQPTLIPAQVAEMARELPAQGPRYENLPQGTSAPQVQADVSPGEGRAAFAVEQHPGFVSLRQPDSGLPQAQPSFGAQGGAQNPWGETSRQELTPQPEAVPVDPKAHAQALRPGAQASGAATDSAVMAARMQAVVPEQMGKAAVEPGVDRGVSPESQGAPAPSLRRDEPGQMLRDTMDARFAALLGPRALHGESLRPSEGGRLDAVLVQEPGAGEESSRIAGLASRQGQSDAGTLLHRNPAAEVALPSPGAAAEPSTTFAVDTARSAPVTPEAAAPQTVKLPSGAQVPEQQILNQVMERLQVRNAGERSVMTLRLNPQELGELRMELVMEKGVLKAQVLAQTPQVQEVLERNLHRLREALEGQGVKIDSFEVGLDDGRRNGGHQAFDQRPAAEFAQPRTSARSLAALEKESPEPSAAAPAGGGINLRI
- a CDS encoding MotE family protein — translated: MTRLMLPPLLMIALLFLVPAPGQAGSVEERRILNELQEQRRALQEREKKLDQREIELKTLQAEVDKKLGELRQWREELAVMLAQKDEVEIQKAQELSKMYERMDPASAARILTTLDKELAVAILEGMRAKSAGRILAAMDYEIASRLTVSYSSPEN
- the fliJ gene encoding flagellar export protein FliJ, producing MTPKFKLQPVLDYRQILEDQAKQDLARSLQQEADLLTRLTQEEQDLSELYRDLEEHQRDGIRCEYLLLFQNRISHKVETVARLVEDLERLRRQIDQKRLRLTEAGRDKKLLEKLKEKKRLEFEQESKRRDGIVLDEIAVQFHRR
- the fliG gene encoding flagellar motor switch protein FliG, with amino-acid sequence MQYSKLSGVEKAAILLLCLGEEASSAIFAELDDLEVRMISRCMMAIDHVPADIARDVLNECRQIQNKSIGLFVNGNDFVRRAIASSGDDERAESLLEQVASGTEGRPLETISMMQPRMVASLLESEHPQTIALILSTQKSEHASKVVSFLPEELQADVMYRVAKIDRVSPEVIAQIEDALQREIGVVVSKEQKQVGGIDKVVEILGRLDKGGDRAILAALEVTDPEMAETIRRKMFTFEDLVKLDNRSLQMVLREVNNDTLTLALKSASDEVKEKIFSNISQRAAEMIEEDLEAMGPVRVSEVEAMQQTILQVALKLEEEGQLVIPGRGGEDALV
- a CDS encoding FliI/YscN family ATPase, with product MEALLESIRAVPPLRVLGKVTRIVGLIVEGSCPQASVGTLCEIQPLDGGPAVPAEVVGFRDSQALLMPLGELRGLGPGSLIRVRRSSAALQVHDGLLGRVIGAMGEPLDGGPPLDGGREMPLYALPPGPLERKKIAQPLDLGVRSINALLTSGLGQRMGIMAGSGVGKSVLLGMMAKHARADVNVIALIGERGREVMEFMERDLGPEGLARSVVVVATSDQSPLLRMRGAFVATTVAEYFCAQGADVLLMMDSVTRFAMAMREVGLAVGEPPTTKGYTPSVFATLPKLLERAGSFRDRGSITGLYTVLVEGDDMNEPIADAVRSILDGHIVLSRALAAKNHYPCIDILASSSRVMRDIVSTEHLRCAGQVREILATFKEAEDLINIGAYAKGSNAKIDYTLTRIEAVTEFLRQGMDEKVDLDTTLAELEALVLDRRKELR
- a CDS encoding TIGR02530 family flagellar biosynthesis protein, which translates into the protein MSDKFTLYTPPVYPTAPQPPPASARQPARPAGASFDEVLRGQLKGKPELQFSRHALARMESRGINFGPAELGRIESAVQSVQAKGGRDSLVMLDGNALVVSVKNSTVVTVVDQHSLKNNVFTNIDSAIIA
- the fliF gene encoding flagellar basal-body MS-ring/collar protein FliF translates to MAEEAKKLPPKNLFELIMQWPLKRKLSFAGVGLVSLLLFALIILSARTGDYRLLYSNLDSTDAAAVVTWLKDNRIPYRLQNEGRSIYLPANQVYEARLEMAGAGIPQGGGVGFELFDKQSFGMTDFAQKVNYQRALQGELARTIANLSLVEGARVHLALPERRLFREQQQEATASVILQLVPGRSPSDGQVQGIVHLVASSIEGLDPKNVTVIDSTGRVLSKRPGDGIEGPMTPGMLDYQSRVERSLEERAQSLLDRALGIGNSLVRITAQLDFSQVERTEEIFDPSRTAVRSEQVMEERSGQQAAGGVPGVESNLEGPAFALGGGIPSSRNEETTNFEISKSISRTIGSVGGIRNLSVAVLVGDRPAAPGSEGPAFVPRNNNELLSIENMVIGALGLDRNRGDQIQIVSMPFENGLADFPGVESSPLDRFWQFWPLIKYALLAIAAALVYFLLVRPLVRTLKTEAKAVEHYKTVEELESEMSQTGMLPGPRDPMAQIRNEVLAGKATPAQVIKTWLKES
- a CDS encoding flagellar hook assembly protein FlgD, whose translation is MTVIADTQAVASGSLTKSLAGGSVMGKDDFLLLLVTQLQNQDPMNPQDPTEFTAQLAQFSSLEQLFAINDNLGLMAGSSMEMERLSALSMIGKEAVSGNGAFAFNGTSATLGYKLDSTAHEVSLHILDATGRNVANLPAAATSAGEHFLTWNGVGLNGQKVAPGEYQVVVRALDAAEETMPAKPLVKSVITGVDMLGGTNWLVSDNGNFRLKDIVSVRDL
- a CDS encoding FliH/SctL family protein; this translates as MSRVFRMEETAALKTLRFLDFDAQDADQALGGFGVFVAEDLSARARVLEQPAQAAPTAAAAREQLEEARREGHRQAMNEAAGALVQAADALSQALDEVSRLRATLLKNSTEDMVRLVMAIAEQVVGAEIDTRPEFVLETLKSALQHALKADEYQVRVHPEDLALVVEHKPLFLAAVSGLRDLRFSADDGVSRGGCVVESHLGQVDATIDSRLDEIRQRLQEHLGAR
- the fliE gene encoding flagellar hook-basal body complex protein FliE; this encodes MKDITLLTHLQGLGTPPARPAAAASGPGFGEILADTITKVNAAQIHADRQVEELHSGQAKNLHEVMISMEQADISLRLMVQMRNKVSEAYHEVMRMQV